One region of Vescimonas fastidiosa genomic DNA includes:
- a CDS encoding DUF378 domain-containing protein, protein MVDRIALILVIIGALNWGGVGLFAFDCVAFICGGQLAALSRIIYALVGIAGLWCITMLFRESSESN, encoded by the coding sequence ATCGTTGACCGCATCGCTCTGATTCTGGTCATCATCGGCGCGCTGAACTGGGGCGGCGTAGGGCTGTTTGCCTTTGACTGCGTTGCGTTTATTTGCGGCGGTCAGCTGGCCGCCCTCAGCCGCATCATCTATGCGCTGGTAGGCATCGCCGGTCTGTGGTGTATCACAATGCTGTTCCGTGAATCTTCGGAGAGTAATTAA
- the pknB gene encoding Stk1 family PASTA domain-containing Ser/Thr kinase, whose amino-acid sequence MDKYIGKMLDGRYEIIELIGSGGMANVYKAKCHRLNRMVAVKILKSDMAENEEIRRRFRDESRAVAQLSHANIVSVYDVSSSGDTEYIVMELIDGITLKQYMERRGQMDWRESLHFIIQIMRALEHAHSRGIIHRDIKPQNIMVLRDGSVKVADFGIACLQNNAQTLTQDALGSVHYISPEQARGEHIDARSDIYSAGVVLYEMLTGRLPFEGDTAVSVAIQHLSSVPLAPSEIREDVPKGLELICMKAMCADINKRYASATAMLEDLESFRKNPDIDMEYIREELKEKENTEATRYISKKELSEAVRNKKEKEKDELAAEKQEKTGIAGTKDEKKRMAIIIGAFAGALLLIFLIFTLIFNGFGGGGDSSGHKVPDIRGMTVEEAEKLEGIKGIFTIEVVGTKENSKYNDGEIISQDPSEGTLRKNNLTIQVYVCAKVEKSYMPTVLNMSESDAKSILNNMSLGLNIQVQDKPSDTVAKGLVVATSPAAGAEIRQGNTVIIYISSGREIKPVTVPNFVGMTEEKANLEAQKLGLVVGASSSEYSDKPAGTVIRQSISATTEAKTGDNIYFTISLGPNNTMVDVPDVIGKSLNAAKSELEAAGFTVAVQWQGQEGANEIVIGCNPDGSAEKGSTITITVTSKDAQTEPDQPGHTNG is encoded by the coding sequence ATGGATAAATACATAGGAAAAATGCTGGATGGCCGTTACGAGATTATAGAGCTTATCGGCTCCGGCGGCATGGCCAATGTGTATAAGGCCAAGTGCCATCGCCTCAACCGCATGGTGGCCGTTAAGATCCTCAAGTCCGACATGGCGGAAAATGAAGAGATTCGCCGCCGCTTCCGGGACGAGAGCCGGGCCGTGGCACAGCTTTCTCACGCCAATATCGTGTCTGTGTACGATGTATCCAGCAGCGGCGATACGGAGTATATCGTCATGGAGCTTATTGACGGCATCACCCTCAAGCAGTATATGGAGCGGCGGGGACAGATGGATTGGCGGGAGTCCCTGCACTTCATCATTCAGATTATGCGTGCTTTGGAGCACGCCCACAGCCGCGGCATTATCCACCGGGACATTAAGCCGCAGAATATCATGGTCCTGCGGGATGGCAGCGTAAAGGTGGCCGATTTCGGCATTGCCTGCCTGCAGAATAACGCCCAGACCCTGACCCAGGATGCCCTGGGCTCCGTACATTATATTTCTCCCGAGCAGGCCCGGGGCGAGCATATCGACGCCCGGTCCGACATCTATTCCGCCGGTGTGGTGCTCTATGAGATGCTCACGGGTCGTCTGCCCTTTGAGGGTGACACCGCCGTGTCCGTGGCTATCCAGCACCTGAGCTCTGTTCCCTTGGCTCCCAGCGAGATCCGGGAGGATGTGCCGAAGGGCTTGGAGCTTATCTGCATGAAGGCTATGTGTGCCGACATTAATAAGCGCTATGCCTCCGCTACCGCCATGCTGGAGGATCTGGAGAGCTTCCGCAAGAATCCGGATATAGATATGGAGTATATCCGGGAGGAGCTGAAGGAAAAGGAGAACACCGAGGCCACCCGCTACATCAGCAAAAAGGAGCTGAGCGAGGCCGTCCGCAATAAGAAGGAAAAGGAAAAGGACGAGCTGGCTGCCGAAAAGCAGGAGAAAACCGGCATTGCCGGAACCAAGGACGAGAAAAAACGCATGGCCATCATCATCGGCGCCTTTGCCGGAGCCCTGCTGCTGATTTTCCTGATTTTCACGCTGATCTTCAACGGCTTTGGAGGCGGCGGTGACAGCAGCGGCCACAAGGTGCCGGATATTCGCGGTATGACCGTGGAGGAGGCTGAGAAGCTGGAGGGCATCAAGGGCATTTTCACCATTGAAGTGGTAGGCACCAAGGAAAACAGCAAGTATAATGATGGGGAGATCATTTCCCAGGATCCCAGCGAAGGAACTCTGCGCAAAAATAACCTGACCATTCAGGTGTATGTCTGCGCCAAGGTGGAGAAATCCTATATGCCCACGGTGCTGAATATGTCCGAGAGCGATGCAAAGTCCATTTTGAATAATATGAGCCTGGGCCTGAATATCCAGGTGCAGGATAAACCCTCTGACACCGTGGCCAAGGGCCTTGTCGTCGCCACCAGCCCGGCGGCCGGCGCAGAGATCCGTCAGGGCAACACCGTAATTATTTATATCAGCTCCGGTCGGGAGATCAAGCCCGTTACCGTGCCTAATTTCGTAGGTATGACCGAGGAAAAGGCCAATTTGGAGGCTCAGAAGCTGGGCCTGGTAGTGGGAGCAAGCTCCAGCGAGTACAGTGATAAGCCTGCGGGTACCGTCATCCGTCAGAGCATTTCCGCTACTACGGAGGCTAAGACCGGCGACAATATCTACTTTACCATCAGTCTGGGGCCCAACAACACGATGGTGGATGTGCCGGATGTGATCGGTAAATCTCTGAATGCCGCCAAGAGCGAGCTGGAGGCTGCCGGATTTACTGTGGCAGTGCAGTGGCAGGGTCAGGAAGGCGCCAATGAAATCGTTATCGGCTGCAATCCCGACGGCTCTGCGGAAAAGGGCAGCACAATTACCATTACCGTGACCTCAAAGGATGCACAGACTGAGCCCGATCAGCCCGGTCACACGAACGGATGA
- a CDS encoding rhomboid family intramembrane serine protease, which produces MRKLVIRFNAPATLTFALLALGALLLGQTLGSGVTMKYFCVYRSSLADPLTYLRFFTHVLGHADYSHYMGNMLLLLLVGPPLEEKYGWKKMAWFMAVTALVTGLVQFIFFPHTALLGASGIVFMMIVLSSFTESRGGGIPVTLILVVIFYLGGEIVDGLKGADSVSQLTHVVGGVLGMIFGFLYRGKRHR; this is translated from the coding sequence TTGAGAAAACTGGTGATTCGATTTAACGCCCCGGCTACGCTGACTTTTGCTCTGCTGGCCTTGGGTGCCCTGCTGCTGGGGCAGACTCTGGGCAGCGGCGTGACCATGAAATATTTCTGCGTGTACCGCTCGTCACTGGCGGACCCGCTGACCTATCTGCGCTTTTTCACCCATGTGCTGGGCCATGCGGACTATTCTCACTATATGGGCAATATGCTGCTGCTTTTGCTGGTGGGCCCGCCTCTGGAGGAGAAGTATGGCTGGAAGAAAATGGCGTGGTTTATGGCCGTTACTGCCCTGGTTACGGGGCTGGTACAGTTTATCTTCTTCCCGCATACCGCCCTTTTGGGGGCCAGCGGGATTGTATTTATGATGATCGTTTTGTCCTCCTTCACCGAGAGCCGGGGCGGCGGTATCCCCGTTACGCTGATTCTGGTGGTGATATTCTATCTGGGCGGGGAGATCGTCGACGGACTCAAGGGCGCGGACAGTGTTTCCCAGCTGACTCATGTGGTGGGCGGCGTGCTGGGTATGATCTTCGGATTTTTGTACCGGGGCAAGCGCCACAGATAG
- the rlmN gene encoding 23S rRNA (adenine(2503)-C(2))-methyltransferase RlmN has translation MTMVEMGDYFRQLGEPAFRAKQVFTWLHRGVKSFDEMSNLSKSLRQKLAQSCHITVPRVAKKQESRLDGTVKYLWELEDGNCIETVLMQYHHGNTVCISSQVGCRMGCAFCASTVAGRVRDLTPSELLDQVLFTQLDSGREISNIVLMGIGEPLDNRGNVLKFLDLVNHPDGLNIGMRHISLSTCGIVPGIDYLAGLHLQLTLSVSLHAPDSETRSRIMPVNKKYDVEELFAACHRYFKTTGRRISFEYAMIDGVNDHDWQADLIARKLAGMPGHVNLIPLNDVVESPFKPSHRLSAFQKRLESHGVTATVRRSLGGDIDASCGQLRRKAMEEKEDVSGK, from the coding sequence ATGACTATGGTGGAAATGGGAGACTATTTCCGCCAGTTGGGAGAGCCGGCCTTTCGGGCCAAGCAGGTGTTCACCTGGCTGCACCGGGGCGTAAAGAGCTTTGATGAAATGAGCAATCTCTCCAAGAGCCTGCGGCAAAAGCTGGCCCAAAGCTGTCATATTACCGTGCCCCGGGTGGCCAAAAAGCAGGAGTCCCGGCTGGATGGAACCGTTAAATACCTCTGGGAGCTGGAGGACGGCAACTGCATCGAGACCGTTCTTATGCAATATCATCACGGCAATACCGTGTGCATCTCCTCTCAGGTGGGCTGCCGCATGGGCTGCGCCTTCTGCGCGTCTACCGTTGCCGGGCGGGTCCGGGACCTGACGCCCTCGGAGCTGCTGGATCAGGTGCTTTTCACCCAGTTGGATTCCGGCCGGGAGATTTCCAATATCGTGCTTATGGGTATCGGAGAGCCTTTGGATAACCGAGGAAATGTCCTGAAATTCCTGGATCTGGTGAATCATCCCGACGGACTGAACATTGGGATGCGGCACATCAGCCTATCCACCTGCGGCATAGTGCCGGGCATTGATTATCTGGCGGGGCTGCATCTGCAGCTCACCCTCTCGGTGTCCCTCCATGCGCCGGACAGCGAGACACGATCGCGCATTATGCCCGTGAACAAAAAATATGATGTAGAGGAGCTTTTCGCTGCCTGTCATCGCTACTTTAAGACCACCGGGCGGCGCATATCCTTTGAATACGCCATGATTGACGGGGTGAACGACCACGACTGGCAGGCAGACCTTATTGCCAGGAAGCTTGCCGGTATGCCGGGACATGTGAACCTGATCCCCCTGAACGATGTGGTGGAGAGTCCCTTTAAGCCCAGTCATCGGTTATCCGCCTTTCAAAAAAGGCTGGAGTCTCACGGCGTCACCGCCACGGTGCGCCGGAGCCTGGGCGGAGATATAGATGCGTCTTGCGGTCAGCTTCGGCGCAAGGCTATGGAAGAAAAGGAGGATGTCAGCGGAAAATGA
- a CDS encoding Rqc2 family fibronectin-binding protein yields the protein MALDAICLQAVVAEVAPQVQGLKIEKIQQPTRDQVILLLRGNRRLLLCASPSQPRLNLTALLRDNPSQPPMFCMLLRKHLSGGRILSMEQAPLERVVTLRIEAVNEMGEMGTFSLILEAVGRHSNLILCDSEGRILDCLRRVDFEMSRQRQVLPGLFYHLPPRQEKQSPVDMEETMFRALMQKAGPEVQADKFLLDTFTALSPLWARELAYRAGGSTDCRLGRAQRLWEVFSAWQARVRQGEFRPTVIERGGKPADFTFDSVLQYENAGKMRVCESFSAMLDDFFREREQADRVRQKGQDLLKTATNARDRLCRKLAMQGREYEKTQDRDHLRICGELITANLYRMGRGMRTLEAENYYEEGCPRVTIPLDVRLSPQENAAKYFKQYNKAKTAEKMLSRLMAQGREELTYLESVVQEIGQAESEQDFADIRLELTEGGYIRGRGKKQPGFQRKSEPRRFRTDSGLLVLVGRSNRQNDKLTAKTAEKTDLWLHTQKIHGSHVILCTRGAEPDEQSILQAAKLAAYFSQGRGSGKVAVDYTPVKYVKKPAGSRPGMVVYTTYRTVLVEPEEDLPRRLAIK from the coding sequence ATGGCACTGGACGCAATTTGCCTGCAAGCGGTGGTGGCAGAGGTCGCCCCGCAGGTGCAGGGCCTGAAAATTGAAAAAATCCAGCAGCCTACCCGGGATCAGGTGATTCTTCTGCTTCGGGGCAACCGGAGACTGCTTCTGTGCGCCAGCCCCAGCCAGCCCAGGCTGAATCTTACGGCCCTGCTGCGGGATAATCCCAGCCAGCCGCCCATGTTCTGTATGCTGCTGCGCAAGCACCTATCCGGCGGACGGATACTGTCCATGGAGCAGGCCCCCCTGGAGCGGGTGGTGACGCTGCGTATAGAGGCTGTAAACGAGATGGGGGAGATGGGAACATTTTCCCTGATTTTGGAGGCCGTAGGCCGCCATTCCAATTTAATATTGTGCGACAGCGAGGGCCGCATCCTCGACTGCCTGCGCCGGGTAGATTTTGAAATGAGCCGACAGCGACAGGTGCTGCCGGGCCTTTTCTACCACCTGCCGCCCAGGCAGGAAAAGCAGTCGCCCGTGGATATGGAAGAGACGATGTTCCGTGCCCTTATGCAGAAGGCCGGTCCGGAGGTACAGGCGGATAAGTTCCTGCTGGATACCTTCACGGCCCTGTCCCCCCTGTGGGCAAGGGAGCTTGCCTACCGGGCCGGAGGCAGCACCGATTGCCGCCTGGGTCGGGCACAGCGCCTGTGGGAGGTGTTTTCCGCCTGGCAGGCCCGGGTGCGGCAGGGAGAATTCCGCCCCACTGTCATAGAGCGGGGCGGTAAGCCCGCTGACTTTACATTTGACTCGGTGCTGCAATATGAAAATGCCGGGAAGATGCGCGTCTGTGAGAGCTTTTCGGCCATGCTGGACGATTTTTTCCGGGAGCGGGAGCAGGCGGACCGGGTGCGGCAAAAAGGGCAGGATCTGCTGAAAACGGCTACCAACGCGCGAGACCGCCTGTGCCGGAAGCTGGCTATGCAGGGCCGGGAGTACGAAAAAACCCAGGATCGGGACCACCTGCGCATCTGCGGCGAGCTGATTACCGCCAACCTCTACCGCATGGGCCGGGGTATGCGTACCCTGGAGGCGGAGAACTACTATGAGGAGGGCTGCCCCCGGGTGACCATCCCCTTGGATGTGCGCCTGTCGCCTCAGGAGAATGCGGCGAAGTATTTTAAGCAGTATAATAAGGCCAAAACGGCGGAGAAGATGCTCTCCCGGCTCATGGCTCAGGGCCGGGAGGAGCTTACCTATTTGGAGAGCGTGGTCCAGGAGATCGGTCAGGCGGAGTCGGAGCAAGATTTTGCGGACATCCGATTGGAGCTGACCGAGGGCGGCTATATCCGGGGCCGGGGCAAAAAGCAACCGGGCTTTCAGCGCAAGTCAGAGCCCCGTCGCTTCCGCACGGACAGCGGTCTGCTGGTCCTGGTGGGTCGCAGCAACCGGCAAAATGACAAGCTTACCGCTAAAACGGCAGAAAAAACCGACCTCTGGCTGCACACGCAGAAAATACACGGCAGCCATGTGATCCTCTGTACCCGGGGGGCAGAGCCGGATGAGCAGAGCATTCTCCAGGCGGCGAAGCTGGCGGCCTACTTCTCCCAGGGCCGGGGCAGCGGTAAAGTAGCCGTGGATTATACGCCGGTGAAATATGTGAAAAAGCCTGCCGGTTCCCGGCCCGGCATGGTAGTCTACACCACCTATCGCACCGTCCTGGTGGAGCCGGAGGAAGACCTCCCCCGCCGCCTGGCAATAAAATAA
- a CDS encoding Mini-ribonuclease 3 yields MTDYFSIALPEDNIRAISSIGLAHIGDGVYELLVRTYLCAHGKATGKGLHRATVDLVRAPEQARRAQRILPLLTEAEQEVFRRGRNAHVHSIPQHASRAEYQQATALEALFGWLYLRGQRARINELFVCMMEE; encoded by the coding sequence ATGACAGACTATTTTTCCATAGCCTTGCCGGAGGACAATATCCGCGCCATCAGCAGCATCGGCCTGGCCCACATTGGCGACGGGGTGTATGAGCTGCTGGTGCGTACCTATCTCTGCGCCCACGGCAAGGCCACCGGCAAAGGACTCCACCGGGCCACGGTGGACCTGGTGCGGGCCCCGGAGCAGGCACGCCGGGCACAGAGGATCCTTCCCTTGCTCACGGAGGCGGAGCAGGAGGTTTTTCGCCGGGGCCGAAACGCCCATGTCCACTCCATTCCCCAGCATGCCAGCCGGGCAGAATACCAGCAGGCCACTGCCCTGGAGGCGCTGTTTGGCTGGCTGTATCTGCGGGGACAGCGGGCACGGATCAACGAGCTATTTGTGTGCATGATGGAGGAGTGA
- the rsgA gene encoding ribosome small subunit-dependent GTPase A — MRGRIEKALSGFYYVNVGGQVLQCRARGKFRREGTSPLVGDWVQVRELGGGEGFVEEIEPRKSCFARPSAANIDQLVIIASGAIPVTDPYLIDRIASIAALKGCGVLVCLNKSDLDPAEELYAIYAHSAIPVLRVSAKTGEGMEQLRCHIRGKLSAFTGNSGVGKSSILNCLCPDLSLQVGEVSQALGRGRHTTRHVEMFPVEEDTWVIDTPGFSSFDTEELNLELQAHLPETFPEFLPYLGQCRFVGCKHIREKGCAVLEAVRRGDIPSSRHRSYVRLWEEVKDLRPWDKK, encoded by the coding sequence ATGAGAGGACGCATTGAAAAGGCTCTGAGCGGGTTCTACTATGTAAATGTAGGCGGGCAGGTCCTGCAGTGCCGGGCTCGCGGCAAGTTCCGCCGGGAGGGCACCAGTCCCCTGGTAGGGGACTGGGTGCAGGTTCGGGAGCTGGGCGGCGGCGAAGGTTTTGTGGAGGAGATAGAGCCTCGCAAAAGCTGCTTTGCCCGCCCCTCGGCGGCTAACATCGATCAGCTTGTGATCATCGCATCGGGGGCCATTCCGGTGACGGACCCGTATCTTATTGATCGCATCGCCTCCATTGCCGCCCTGAAGGGCTGCGGAGTTCTGGTTTGCCTGAATAAAAGCGACCTGGATCCGGCGGAGGAGCTGTATGCAATTTACGCCCATTCTGCCATTCCCGTGCTGCGCGTCAGTGCCAAAACCGGTGAAGGTATGGAGCAGCTTCGGTGTCATATTCGGGGAAAGCTCAGTGCATTTACGGGGAACTCCGGTGTTGGTAAATCCAGTATTCTCAACTGCCTGTGCCCGGACCTCTCCTTACAGGTAGGAGAGGTGAGCCAGGCCCTGGGCCGGGGCAGGCACACCACTCGACATGTGGAGATGTTTCCGGTGGAGGAGGATACCTGGGTCATTGATACACCGGGCTTTTCCTCCTTTGACACGGAAGAACTGAACCTGGAATTGCAGGCACATCTGCCGGAGACATTCCCGGAGTTTTTGCCTTACCTGGGTCAGTGCCGATTCGTGGGGTGCAAGCACATAAGGGAAAAGGGCTGTGCCGTACTGGAGGCTGTGCGGCGGGGCGATATTCCCTCCAGCCGGCACAGGAGCTATGTACGGCTGTGGGAGGAAGTGAAGGATCTGCGGCCCTGGGATAAAAAGTAG
- a CDS encoding endonuclease/exonuclease/phosphatase family protein, producing MKKALKIAGIVLLALLILVLGYVAYVFLDYHRIEDNLPLTAEGAAAGEVKAGTAYTVVSYNMGFGAYESDYSFFMDGGTESWAWSKERLDTNLKNIAELLKEQNAAFYFVEEVDTDATRSYHRNEADILRGALTGYSSVWGQNYDSPFLFWPLTQPHGASESGLMTFSSAPIASSLRRSLPIETGVMKLVDLDRCYTVSRVPMENGKELVLYAVHLSAYTSDGVIANEQAEMLLSDMQSEYEKGNYCICGGDFNKDLLGNSEEVFGISAGDYTWAQPLPEELFRDKNITLVPPLDPENPVPSCRNADAPYHEGQYVVTVDGFLVSDNVTVNSATVIDTGFAYSDHNPVTMTFTLQP from the coding sequence ATGAAAAAAGCGTTGAAGATCGCCGGTATCGTGCTGCTGGCCCTGCTGATTTTGGTTTTAGGCTATGTAGCCTATGTGTTTTTGGACTACCACCGCATCGAGGATAATCTGCCCCTGACGGCAGAGGGGGCTGCCGCCGGAGAGGTCAAGGCCGGCACTGCCTACACTGTGGTATCCTACAACATGGGCTTCGGGGCCTATGAGTCGGATTACAGCTTCTTTATGGACGGCGGCACCGAGTCTTGGGCCTGGTCCAAGGAGCGGCTGGACACAAACCTCAAGAATATCGCGGAACTTCTGAAGGAGCAGAACGCGGCCTTTTACTTCGTGGAGGAGGTGGACACCGATGCCACCCGCAGCTACCATAGAAATGAGGCGGACATCCTGCGCGGGGCTCTCACGGGGTACAGCTCCGTGTGGGGGCAGAACTATGACTCCCCGTTCCTGTTTTGGCCGCTGACCCAGCCCCACGGGGCCTCGGAGTCGGGGCTGATGACCTTCTCCTCGGCACCTATCGCCTCCTCCCTGCGCCGGAGTTTGCCCATTGAAACGGGGGTCATGAAGCTGGTGGACCTGGACCGCTGCTACACCGTCAGCCGGGTGCCCATGGAAAACGGCAAGGAGCTGGTGCTCTACGCTGTGCATCTGTCCGCCTACACCTCTGACGGGGTCATCGCCAATGAGCAGGCGGAAATGCTGCTGAGCGATATGCAGAGCGAGTACGAAAAGGGCAACTACTGCATCTGCGGCGGGGACTTTAACAAGGACCTGCTGGGTAATTCCGAGGAAGTGTTTGGCATCAGTGCCGGGGACTACACCTGGGCCCAGCCCCTGCCGGAGGAGCTGTTCCGTGACAAAAACATTACACTGGTGCCGCCTCTGGATCCGGAGAACCCCGTACCCAGCTGCCGCAACGCCGATGCGCCTTACCACGAGGGCCAGTATGTGGTAACGGTAGACGGCTTCCTGGTGTCTGACAATGTGACCGTAAACTCTGCCACTGTCATTGATACCGGCTTTGCCTACTCTGACCATAACCCGGTCACCATGACCTTTACCCTCCAACCGTAA
- the rsmB gene encoding 16S rRNA (cytosine(967)-C(5))-methyltransferase RsmB, with the protein MIENRKFTARDTALEVLMQIERANAWSDSSLKRTIAKNGLEGREAALATRLAYGVVQNRTLLDYYITCYCVQKAHRLEPVIRNILRIGGYQILFMDKIPHRAAVNEAVEMCRRNGRPRAAGMVNAVLRKFVANWMNMPPIPQGSTAEYLSVRYSHPRWLVERLLELLPAEEAEQFLQGDNDIVPTTIQTNLLKTDDESLLQELRQAGVDIARHGWLPHCFTVSGTGSLERLPAFAEGRFMVQDAAAHLVTVVAGPQKGDRVQDVCAAPGGKSFAAAIAMEGEGQILSCDIHPHKLKLIDSGAKRLGISCLRTMLADAREHHATWDRAADVVIADVPCSGLGIIRKKPDIRYKNPEELAQLPIIQREILENVCRYVRSGGVLVYSTCTILPEENEQVTEAFLQAHPEFERTAFTLPLPIGSCDGQLTLWPQRHGTDGFYICRMRRKD; encoded by the coding sequence ATGATCGAGAACAGAAAATTTACCGCCCGGGACACGGCGCTGGAGGTTCTGATGCAGATTGAGCGGGCTAACGCCTGGTCCGACAGCAGCCTCAAGCGTACCATTGCCAAAAACGGGCTGGAGGGCCGTGAGGCGGCCTTGGCTACAAGGCTGGCCTACGGCGTGGTGCAAAACCGCACCCTTCTGGACTACTATATTACCTGCTACTGCGTGCAGAAGGCACATAGATTGGAGCCGGTGATCCGCAATATTCTGCGCATCGGCGGCTATCAAATTCTGTTTATGGATAAAATACCCCATCGGGCCGCCGTGAACGAGGCGGTGGAGATGTGCCGCCGAAACGGTCGTCCCAGGGCGGCGGGCATGGTCAATGCCGTGCTGCGGAAATTCGTTGCCAACTGGATGAATATGCCGCCCATTCCTCAGGGAAGTACGGCGGAATACCTCTCCGTTCGTTATAGTCACCCTCGGTGGCTGGTGGAGCGCCTGCTGGAGCTGCTTCCGGCGGAGGAGGCAGAGCAGTTTTTGCAGGGGGATAACGACATTGTTCCCACAACCATCCAAACGAATCTCCTGAAAACCGATGATGAGTCCCTGCTGCAGGAGCTTCGGCAGGCGGGTGTGGATATAGCGCGCCATGGGTGGCTGCCCCACTGCTTCACGGTGTCCGGTACCGGGAGCCTGGAGCGCTTGCCTGCCTTTGCGGAGGGGCGGTTTATGGTCCAGGATGCCGCCGCTCATTTGGTGACGGTGGTGGCCGGGCCCCAAAAAGGCGACCGGGTGCAGGATGTGTGCGCTGCCCCCGGCGGAAAATCCTTTGCCGCCGCCATTGCCATGGAGGGGGAGGGGCAGATCCTCTCCTGTGACATCCATCCCCACAAGCTGAAATTGATTGACTCCGGGGCCAAACGCCTGGGAATCTCCTGCCTGCGTACCATGCTGGCTGACGCACGGGAGCACCATGCAACCTGGGATAGAGCGGCGGATGTGGTCATAGCCGATGTACCCTGCTCGGGTCTGGGTATCATTCGTAAAAAGCCGGATATCCGATATAAGAACCCTGAGGAGCTGGCACAGCTTCCGATTATTCAGAGGGAAATTTTGGAAAATGTTTGCCGATATGTGCGCTCCGGCGGCGTGCTGGTTTACTCCACCTGCACCATCCTTCCGGAGGAAAACGAGCAGGTGACGGAGGCATTTTTGCAGGCGCACCCGGAGTTTGAGCGGACAGCCTTTACCCTGCCACTGCCCATAGGCTCCTGCGACGGGCAGCTGACGCTCTGGCCTCAGCGCCATGGAACAGACGGGTTTTATATCTGCCGTATGCGCAGAAAAGACTGA
- a CDS encoding Stp1/IreP family PP2C-type Ser/Thr phosphatase, translating to MRIWSISDIGLVRHENQDACGTMLIEDYTAAVVCDGMGGTAGGAVASRLAVQTYRQQLEKNLRRHMTAQQLREVSGYAIAAANRAIRQKALEEPSVHSMGTTLVAAIVSGENVLISNVGDSRAYLLGSGGIQQISKDHSLVGSMVEQGNMTEQEARRHPNRNLITRALGPEENVLDDEFSCKWKQGDYLLLCTDGLVNTVSDQELLFEIVHTEDPEHCLRRLVDISVSRGAPDNITAILMQNI from the coding sequence ATGAGGATATGGAGTATATCGGACATTGGCCTTGTGCGGCATGAGAACCAGGATGCCTGCGGGACTATGCTGATAGAAGACTACACCGCCGCCGTTGTGTGCGACGGGATGGGCGGCACGGCGGGCGGCGCGGTGGCCAGCAGGCTGGCTGTGCAGACCTACCGTCAGCAGCTGGAGAAAAATCTCCGGCGCCATATGACCGCGCAGCAGCTTAGGGAGGTATCCGGCTATGCCATTGCCGCTGCCAACCGGGCTATTCGCCAGAAGGCTCTGGAGGAGCCCTCCGTTCACAGCATGGGCACGACGCTGGTGGCGGCTATCGTCTCCGGAGAGAATGTGCTCATCAGCAATGTGGGCGACAGCCGTGCCTATCTGTTGGGCAGCGGCGGCATTCAGCAGATATCCAAGGACCATTCCCTGGTGGGGTCCATGGTGGAGCAAGGCAACATGACCGAGCAGGAGGCCCGGCGGCACCCTAACCGCAACCTGATCACAAGGGCGCTGGGGCCGGAGGAAAATGTCCTGGATGACGAATTTTCCTGCAAATGGAAACAGGGCGATTACCTGCTTCTGTGTACGGACGGACTGGTGAATACCGTCAGCGATCAGGAATTGCTTTTTGAGATCGTTCACACGGAGGACCCGGAACACTGTTTGAGGCGGCTGGTAGATATTTCCGTGAGCCGCGGCGCGCCGGATAATATAACGGCGATCCTGATGCAGAACATTTAA